One Hevea brasiliensis isolate MT/VB/25A 57/8 chromosome 5, ASM3005281v1, whole genome shotgun sequence genomic region harbors:
- the LOC110632236 gene encoding protein IQ-DOMAIN 2 gives MGRKGKWFSSVRKALSPESKKMKDQKSNKSKKKWFGKQHELDSDSTPLENVRALSPPPPAPPVLPQPEEVKTIEATNDQNKHAYPVPIATAVAADAEPAYPPVETTMEVVRLVKVNKFAGKSNEEVAAIKIQTAFRGYMARRALRALRGLVRLKSLMEGPTVKRQATHTLRCMQTLSRVQSQIHSRRVRTSEENQALQRQLLQKHAEELEKLRMGEEWDDSLQSKEQIEANLLNKYEAAMRRERAMAYSFSNQQTWKDSSRSANPMFMNSGNPTWGWSWLERWMATHPWESRSMTEKELNNDHSSLKSASCSTVGGEISKSYARYQLNSDKFSPIDSEKARQTMSPLSLSTSSKPASSTVARKLKSASPRGSFGAPDDDFRSMASMHSDRYRRHSIAGSSVQDDESLGISSTGPSYMVPTESARAKSRVQSPLGEEKNGTPEKEKGTLGPVKKRLSYPPSPARPRRQSGPQKVESILNSESGVAT, from the exons ATGGGGAGGAAAGGAAAATGGTTTTCAAGTGTAAGGAAAGCTCTTAGTCCTGAGTCAAAGAAGATGAAAGACCAG aaatcaaataaatcaaAGAAGAAATGGTTTGGCAAGCAACATGAACTGGATTCGGATTCCACCCCCTTAGAAAATGTCAGAGCACtttctcctcctcctcctgctcctcCTGTTCTTCCTCAGCCAGAAGAGGTAAAGACAATTGAAGCAACAAATGATCAGAACAAACATGCCTATCCTGTTCCAATTGCCACTGCTGTTGCTGCTGATGCTGAACCCGCTTATCCTCCTGTTGAGACCACAATGGAGGTTGTCCGACTTGTGAAGGTTAATAAGTTTGCTGGAAAATCAAATGAGGAAGTGGCCGCAATCAAGATTCAAACAGCATTCCGAGGATACATG GCGAGAAGGGCATTGCGAGCTTTAAGAGGGCTGGTGAGGCTCAAATCACTGATGGAAGGGCCTACTGTAAAACGGCAAGCCACACATACCCTTCGCTGCATGCAGACTCTATCCAGAGTGCAGTCTCAAATTCACTCGAGGAGGGTCAGAACGTCAGAAGAGAACCAGGCGCTCCAGAGACAACTCCTACAGAAACATGCAGAGGAGCTTGAGAAGTTGCGG ATGGGAGAGGAATGGGATGACAGCCTGCAGTCAAAGGAACAGATTGAAGCTAACCTGTTAAACAAGTACGAGGCAGCTATGAGAAGGGAAAGAGCTATGGCTTATTCATTCTCGAATCAG CAAACCTGGAAGGACTCTTCAAGATCTGCAAATCCTATGTTTATGAACTCGGGCAATCCCACCTGGGGTTGGAGCTGGTTGGAACGATGGATGGCGACCCATCCATGGGAGAGCCGGAGCATGACCGAGAAAGAACTCAATAATGACCACTCATCCTTGAAGAGTGCAAGCTGCAGCACAGTCGGAGGAGAAATCAGCAAGTCTTATGCTCGCTACCAGCTCAATTCCGATAAATTCTCACCCATAGACAGTGAGAAGGCAAGACAAACAATGAGCCCTCTTTCCCTTTCAACTTCTTCCAAGCCAGCTTCTTCTACAGTGgctagaaaattgaagtcagcaAGTCCAAGGGGCAGCTTTGGGGCTCCTGATGATGACTTCAGAAGCATGGCCAGCATGCATTCAGATCGATATAGAAGGCATAGCATTGCAGGATCATCTGTGCAGGATGATGAGAGCCTTGGTATCTCTTCAACAGGTCCAAGCTACATGGTACCTACTGAATCTGCAAGAGCAAAGTCCAGGGTGCAGAGTCCACTGGGGGAAGAAAAAAATGGTACAccagaaaaggaaaaagggactTTGGGGCCAGTTAAGAAACGGCTTTCTTACCCACCTTCACCAGCCAGACCTAGGCGGCAGTCGGGTCCACAAAAGGTGGAGAGCATCTTAAATTCGGAAAGTGGTGTGGCCACTTGA
- the LOC110632228 gene encoding uncharacterized protein LOC110632228, translating into MAELRGGNTWTEELASLVADTGIRYAGAAAGESIGFSAPAFKKSGFVDEEEVKTESLKEQVTGFLKSWGEMLLDLGKGCKDIVQQSLITEDSFIVRNVGKPMAKVSDRFKILNEFLPEDRDPAHAWPVIFFVFILALAALSLNTTHDTSVPAVKRVRIHPPSANRILLPDGRQMAYHENGVPANRARFSMIAPHSFISSRLAGIPGVRTSLLEEFGVRLVTYDLPGFGESDPHSSRNLNSSALDMLYLANAISVNDKFWVLGYSSGSMHAWAALRYIPDRIAGAAMIAPMINPYDLGMTKEEIRRTWEQWSSKRKLMYFLAQKFPKFLSCFYRRSFLSGFHGQIDKWMSQALGRKDQILIQDSTFEEFWHRDVEESIRQGSTKPFIEEAVLQVSNWGFNLADLHVQRKCQRKGILLWLRSLYSQAECELAGFPGPIHVWQGTDDKVVPPSMTDYISRVLPGVILHKLPKEGHFSFLYFCDECHRQIFSTLFGDALGPLDKMVEINETSFKGEMEEVSSFTDSTTGDM; encoded by the exons ATGGCGGAGCTGAGAGGAGGGAACACGTGGACGGAGGAGCTTGCGAGTCTGGTAGCGGACACCGGGATAAGATATGCTGGTGCTGCCGCCGGGGAATCTATCGGGTTTTCGGCTCCGGCGTTCAAGAAGTCGGGATTTGTCGACGAGGAAGAAGTCAAAACAGAAAGTTTGAAGGAGCAGGTGACAGGGTTTTTGAAATCGTGGGGGGAAATGTTGTTGGATTTAGGTAAGGGGTGCAAAGACATTGTGCAACAGAGTTTGATCACTGAGGATTCCTTTATAGTGAGAAACGTTGGAAAGCCAATGGCTAAGGTCTCAGATCGATTCAAGATTTTGAACGAGTTCTTGCCTGAGGATCGCGACCCAGCCCACGCCTGGCCTGTGATATTCTTCGTTTTTATACTCGCGCTTGCTG CTCTAAGTTTAAATACCACACATGATACCTCAGTCCCAGCAGTAAAGAGAGTGCGCATACATCCTCCTAGTGCAAATCGCATTCTGCTTCCAGATGGTAGGCAAATGGCTTATCATGAAAATGGTGTCCCTGCCAACAGAGCGAGATTTTCCATGATTGCTCCACATTCTTTTATTTCTTCTCGACTTGCAG gTATACCTGGAGTTAGAACATCATTACTCGAAGAATTTGGTGTTCGCTTGGTCACATATGACCTTCCTGGTTTTGGGGAGAGTGATCCTCATTCCAGCAGAAATCTTAACTCATCAGCCCTTGATATGCTCTACCTAGCAAATGCTATCAGTGTTAATGACAAGTTTTGGGTGCTGGGTTATTCAAGTGGAAGCATGCATGCTTGGGCTGCACTCAGATACATCCCTGATAGAATTGCTG GTGCTGCCATGATTGCCCCAATGATTAATCCATATGATCTGGGCATGACAAAAGAAGAGATCAGAAGAACATGGGAACAATGGtcatcaaaaaggaaattaatgtACTTCTTAGCTCAGAAATTTCCAAAATTTCTCTCTTGTTTTTATCGCCGAAGCTTCCTATCCGGTTTTCATGGTCAAATTGATAAGTGGATGTCTCAGGCACTTGGAAGGAAG GACCAAATTCTGATTCAGGATTCAACATTTGAAGAATTTTGGCATAGGGATGTGGAGGAGTCAATCCGCCAAGGGAGCACAAAACCATTCATTGAGGAAGCTGTACTACAGGTGTCAAACTGGGGTTTCAACTTGGCAGATCTACATGTGCAGAGGAAGTGTCAGAGGAAAGGCATTCTCCTTTGGCTTAGGTCCTTGTACAGTCAGGCAGAATGTGAGTTGGCTGGATTTCCAGGCCCAATTCACGTATGGCAG GGGACAGAtgacaaggtagtgccaccatcAATGACTGACTACATAAGCCGGGTTCTACCTGGTGTCATCTTGCATAAGCTTCCAAAGGAAGGCCATTTTTCTTTTTTGTATTTTTGTGATGAATGCCATAGGCAGATATTCTCTACTCTTTTTGGAGATGCTCTAGGTCCTCTTGACAAGATGGTGGAAATTAATGAAACTTCATTTAAAGGAGAGATGGAAGAGGTATCATCCTTCACTGATTCTACTACAGGAGATATGTGA
- the LOC110632256 gene encoding interactor of constitutive active ROPs 2, chloroplastic, which produces MQTPKARAGSSEVPQRKSPATPRTARQLKIPGSDSDSLSPNPASKTPKDKSPKVPERRSPRSPATEKKRPSRVSELESQLVQLQEDLRKAKDQLNTSETWKRRAQQEAEDTKTQLLAMSAKLEESQQQLMELSTSEDVLVQELRKISHDRDKAWQSELEAVQKQHSFDSAALASAMNEIQKLKGQLEMVAESEAAQTKHAESAHAELQGLRMELTETLSLVEKLKIDLSDCRVSEAQALQLVSKTQKQLETANATAAMLRSDGIKAMEAYNSMSLELEQSKAQIRSLEELVSKLQSDLANSGGKNLLSPTGDVEHAGESGENEERNQLKEELNSLKFEVGQLRSALEVSETRYQEEYIQSTLQIRSAYEQVEKVKLESGKREAELEAELEKAKSNIEELRANLMDKETELLSVSEENEGLNLKIEKNQPHERESELAMEMKKLEHDLAELKASLLDKETQLQSVTEQNEMLKMEVKKGELERSRVHDEAVTLAETAKAAEREALVKLSHLTEEADNSSRRAARVIEQLDAAQAANTEMEAELRRLKVQSDQWRKAAEVAAAMLSGGNNGKIVETGSLENNYNTIAGTMGSPYSEDMDDDSPKKKNGNMLKKIGVLWKKGQK; this is translated from the exons ATGCAGACTCCAAAAGCAAG GGCTGGCTCCTCGGAAGTGCCTCAAAGAAAATCTCCTGCAACACCACGGACTGCGCGCCAACTCAAGATACCAGGATCAGATTCTGACTCGCTCTCTCCAAATCCTGCAAGCAAGACTCCAAAAGACAAAAGTCCTAAAGTACCTGAACGCAGATCTCCACGAAGTCCAGCAACTGAG AAAAAGCGCCCAAGCAGAGTATCTGAATTAGAGTCGCAGCTTGTTCAACTCCAGGAGGATCTGAGGAAGGCAAAGGATCAACTCAACACATCTGAGACATGGAAGAGGCGGGCACAGCAGGAGGCTGAAGACACCAAGACGCAGCTTTTGGCCATGTCAGCTAAACTTGAGGAATCCCAACAGCAACTGATGGAACTTTCTACTTCTGAGGATGTTCTGGTTCAAGAGCTCCGTAAAATCTCCCACGACCGAGATAAAGCTTGGCAATCTGAACTTGAGGCAGTCCAGAAGCAGCACTCCTTTGATTCTGCAGCATTGGCTTCTGCCATGAATGAAATCCAGAAACTCAAAGGTCAGCTGGAAATGGTAGCGGAATCCGAAGCTGCACAAACAAAACATGCAGAGTCAGCACATGCCGAGTTACAGGGTTTGAGAATGGAACTAACTGAAACTCTCTCCCTTGttgaaaaactgaaaattgatcTCAGTGATTGCAGGGTGTCGGAAGCTCAAGCCTTACAACTAGTTAGTAAAACTCAAAAGCAATTGGAAACAGCAAATGCAACTGCAGCAATGCTGCGGTCAGATGGCATCAAAGCCATGGAGGCCTACAACTCCATGTCTTTAGAGCTTGAGCAATCAAAAGCTCAAATAAGGTCATTGGAGGAACTTGTTAGCAAACTCCAGTCAGATCTGGCTAATAGTGGTGGGAAAAATTTGTTGAGTCCTACAGGAGATGTTGAACATGCTGGGGAAAGTGGAGAAAATGAGGAAAGAAACCAACTCAAAGAAGAGCTAAACTCATTGAAATTTGAAGTGGGTCAATTGAGATCTGCACTAGAGGTGTCTGAGACAAGGTACCAAGAAGAATATATtcagagcacattgcagattagAAGTGCTTATGAACAAGTTGAAAAAGTGAAATTAGAATCGGGAAAAAGAGAGGCTGAATTGGAAGCTGAATTAGAGAAGGCTAAGAGTAATATTGAAGAGTTGAGGGCTAACCTGATGGATAAGGAAACTGAATTGCTGAGTGTTTCAGAGGAGAATGAAGGACTGAATTTGAAGATTGAGAAGAATCAGCCACATGAAAGAGAATCTGAACTTGCAATGGAGATGAAGAAGTTAGAGCATGATTTGGCGGAGTTGAAGGCTAGCTTGTTGGATAAGGAGACCCAATTGCAGAGTGTAACTGAGCAAAATGAAATGCTGAAGATGGAAGTCAAGAAAGGGGAATTGGAAAGGAGTAGAGTACATGATGAAGCCGTTACCTTGGCAGAAACGGCGAAGGCTGCAGAGCGAGAGGCTTTGGTGAAACTCAGTCATCTAACAGAGGAAGCAGATAATAGTAGCAGAAGAGCAGCACGAGTGATTGAGCAGCTGGATGCAGCCCAGGCAGCAAACACAGAAATGGAAGCAGAGTTGAGGAGGTTAAAGGTGCAGTCAGACCAGTGGAGGAAGGCAGCTGAGGTAGCTGCTGCTATGCTTTCAGGAGGGAACAATGGAAAAATTGTAGAAACAGGTTCCCTCGAAAACAACTACAATACTATAGCTGGCACAATGGGTTCACCTTACTCAGAAGACATGGATGATGACTCTCCAAAGAAGAAAAATGGGAACATGTTGAAGAAGATTGGGGTGTTGTGGAAGAAGGGTCAGAAGTAG